Genomic DNA from Lactuca sativa cultivar Salinas chromosome 8, Lsat_Salinas_v11, whole genome shotgun sequence:
TATTTGTTAAATGTATATTTGATCATGGTTAATTATGTGTTAAAAtctttatatgatattattacatgataaattaaaaaataagtattattacttaagagatttacatgtatgtatgtatatatatatatatatatatatatatatatatatatatatatgtgtgtgtgtgtgtgtgtgtgtgtgtgtgtatatatatatatatatatatatatatatatatatatatatatatatatatatatctgataCTCTATGTTAAATATATACACTTAATCACAATAGTGTTGTCTAAATAAAGTTAGTATTAAAAGTTAATTTCAGGGATTTTAATTTTGTCTAAGTTTAAAACTAAGATGCATAAATGATGATTAGTTACAATTAAGTTTGATAAAAGTCTAGTCGTATACGATGTTACGATAATATGGTATAAACATGAAAATGGTTTTGGAAATTGATTATAACCATTATAGTCTTACCTAGTAATGAAATAAGACTTACAGAGGTTGTTTAGTTCAAGTTAAATCGAAAGAATGTTTAGTTATACGATataacataaaaatattaaataggCAAGAAATTGTGTTCATTACAAACATTGTAATCACATCTAGTTATACACTATGACTTAAAGGGGATGCTTGGTTAATTAAGTTTGGATATAGGGTAACATCATATTAAGGGTGTATCTGATATGAATGGAGAGTATAACTCTGTTATGTGACACTATCAGGTGTCGATGTATGGATTACGTATCAGACTATATACCGGTAAGACTATTATCATATCTTATAGACACATATTCCAGGCAATGAAAAATAGAATTTTCTCCCATACACAAGATTTTTATTCCATCTCTTTTTCTTTCACTTACAACCAAATATCTAAAATTGTGTTTTATAACTACTTGAAAATGAGTTTCTCAGATAGTGATTACGAAAAAAGCTTTGCAAACTTGTTTTCTTACTTTCATAACCTTAGAAGAACGAAACCCCATAACTACACCAAtgttaggtgcattttatgcacttATTTTGCACATCTAAATCCGTCTTTTCATTGCATTTCAATTcttaattcttgcatttagttcaTAAATGGGGCACTTACATGTTTTGTTCATAATGTCAGGCACTTTCactatttttgaattattttatagGTATTATGGTTATACGAAGCATGGAACATGGAGCTTGAACGATGGAGCATGTGGAGAAGAAGGATTAGATGAATTGTAGAATGAAGTTTTATGTCATAGCCCAATCCATTGCACTTCATCATAGCAAATGACTACGCTTAATTTctcaatatcatatttacccttcataaaccttcaaaatatcatatttgcccaaatccttttttataatgtttttaatactttataatcatttttataccttagaattattataataattaaaaaattaaaccaTGTTATCCTTACGTCTATGATAATGAAATGTGAACTTCTAAATTGTTGGAATGTTGCCCTCTTAACAAACAAAAagattcatcttcaaccttctttatggaatgtatattttgattgtttagcttttgttgttgttgattattaTCATGTTGTAGATGAATGATATTTTAGATATTACCATTgacattttgatgtttaaaaagtgcatatacgatattttgatatttaagaagggcatatatgatattttgatgtttaaagtgacatatatggtattttgaaattttatgaatggtaaatatgatatttagaaattttatgaaagggtaattatgatatttagaaattaagttggataaatatgatattttgatgtttaaaaaggaCATATATGAAATTGCCCCAATAAATAAAAACCTTTATAGACTTGAATGCAAACACATTAATTAGTAAAAAAACCAACCTGGTTTGTGTTGGTGCGTTTAGTATCATTAATACATTTAGTGTAGTTAGGATTCTATTTGAGATAGACTGAGTtgcttttatttatattttgagatAAGAAGTACATAGTGCACATTCAAATAACAAAATAGGGCTTGGAAACACGAGGGTCCGAAGGCAACGTCCTTGGTGGGTTCGCAGGGGCATTGCCTTTGGCGAGGTCTAAAGGTAGTGCATGTAGCAGGGACCAAGGGGCAAAGCCCCCAGCGAGGTTTGTGTTCAATAAAAGGAGGTGCTATTTTCCCTACATATAGGAAAAATGGGTTGGACTGAAATTTTCCTGCCAAAACCCATAGTTTACGTTAAATAAAAAGAAGCATCGTTTTTCCTACATAACCGTCATTTTCTACATATAAAAAAAGACTTAATGTTGTAGAATAGTTAGGATATACAAGAAAATGCTTTGTTCGAGGTGTTCGATATCTTCATGGGcttgacacacacacacattcaagcTATAGTATTCGATTTGACCTGTTTTTTCACTATTTCAGAAATGCCTATTCCAAAGTGAACGGTtattataaaacttttttttacttattttatacaaaataaccTCGAAACTTGATTAGATTAATCACTTTCCCTTAATTCAAATATATGATTACATCTAATTAAGCTTAATATGGAACATCATTATAAAATGGAAAAAATTGTGAAAGAAAGATCACCATTGAATTTTAGCACGCTCCTCGCACGTGCGAAAATTTCAAATTCATCCATCTCACCAAATATGAAAAcgatactagggttttagaaccgACAGGTCGGCGATCTTGGGCAGTTCGGTCATCTGCCCGTTGTATAATTTTTTCTTTCCCGTCCCCTCTTCATCCCTCCCGCTTCCTTCATTCATTCGAAATATATACACCCCCAAATACTCTCCAAACTACACGatttctctctgtctctctcaaaATTTTCTCTTCATTTCGGCCTCTTCAGCACTTGGAATTTCTTCTGCTGTCTTCAGATTTTCCCCTAAATTTAAGGTATAATTTGTTGATTAGTTTCTGCTTTCAGTTTAGGGTTTATGCGAGGTTTAAATTTTGAACAACAGATCTAACTTCAGTTGATGTTTTGTTGTGGCAATAACAATGGTTTTGGCTTTTTCTGTTTTGTAAAATTTTTGGTTGCCgattggattagggtttctctgtaTGTTGAACTTGATGCTTGTTTATTGTGTATGCTTACTTACAGATCTCCATGTACTATTTGATGTTATCGCTTCTAGGTTTACTGATTTGTTCGTTTTGATGACGTAGTAGGTAAAGTGTGCAACGCGTTTTACAGTAAACGTGTAACTGTGCTTAGATGTTTTGATTATCTACAATTTTGTTCATCGGTCATTTGAATCGAGAGATTTGGGGAAGTGCGTTATTTTAACGGTAGTAATTTGCATTCGAACTTGTAGAACATCGCTTTTAGACTCTGAATACTAGGGTATTTTTCGTTACATCGTGATGCATGTAGAAAATCCTGAAGAATGTAACATCATCGAACTCATATTAGAGATGATGGATAATAAGCCTTTTCATCTCATGGTAACATGCGTGGATTTTGGTTGATTTTGAATCAATGATATATGCAATATACAAAAAGTTTCAAATTATTTTATGTATCTATTCATGTGTATGGTTTTGTTTTGAAGTCTCAACAAAATCTGCTCTGGAAAAGTGATGCACATAAATCTGACctgaataataaaaaaatgggCATTTGGAATGTAAACTGATTCAATTATCAATTGCTACAACTGTTCTATGGTTCATAAATTATTCTGAATCATGCTTTTACACATTCTTTTACTCTTTTGCTtatttaaaagcatttataacATTACTGTTGCACAATTGAACTATTTTGTTTTCACTTTCATACTATTTTCTTCCTTTTACTCAAGTTCTAATGGCTAGTTGTTCTCAAAGCACAACTTGCAGTTGTACTCATGAGTTATGTGGTATAAGTTTCACCTTTGGTTTCTTCTCACCAATTTTGTTATCCATTATGAGCTTTTATCATCTGATTTTACCATTTCTTATCAAAAAACCATGGAACTAAAAGATTGATTCTATTTCTCCAATCTTTTAAACAGGTGAAGATGGCTGTGGAGATTACAGAATTCCTTTTATCTGCTCAATCACCAGATGCAAAGGTCCGAACTGAAGCAGAAGTCAGACTCAGGCAATTTCAAGAACAAAACCTTCCAGGGTTTCTTCTCTCTTTATCACTCGAACTCTCCAATGACAATAAACCTCTGGAGTCTAGAAGATTAGCTGGAATTGTGCTCAAGAACTCTTTAGATGCTAAAGATGCTACAACCAAAGAACATTTACTCCAAAGATGGGTGTCAAATGACATTTCATTCAGATCCCAAATCAAAAGACTCCTCTTAAACACACTTGCTTCATCAGTTTCTGAAGCAGGCCACACTGCAGCTCAAGTAATTGCCAAAATCGCCTCcattgaaatcccaagaaaagaatGGCCTGAACTCATTAGCTCTCTACTTGGAAACATGACACAACAAGATAAACCATCATCATTAAAACAAGCAACATTGGAGTCACTTGGTTATGTATGTGAAGAAATCTCTCACAATGATCTTGTCCAAGATGAAGTCAACTCAGTCCTTACAGCTGTTGTTCAAGGCATGAATGTCACTGAACAAAGCTCTGTTCGTCTAGCTGCAGCCACAGCTTTATACAATGCACTTGATTTTGCACAAACAAATTTCGAAAATGAAATGGAAAGAAATTACATCATGAAAGTGGTTTGTGAAACAGCCATGGCTAAAGAACCTGATGTCAGAAAAGCTGCATTCGAATGCCTTGTGTCAATTGCATCAACTTACTATGAAGTTCTTGAGCCTTACATGCAAACCCTCTTTGAGTTAACAGCAAATGCAGTaaaaggagatgaagaagacgttGCTCTTCAAGCTATTGAGTTTTGGAGTTCCATTTGTGATGAAGAGATTGAGCTTCAAGATTTTGAAACTAATGAAACCGGTGATTCATACCCTCATTCACGTTTCATAGAAAAGGCTTTATCTTTACTTGTTCCAATGCTTCTAGAAACTTTACTAAAGCAAgatgaagatcaagatcaagaagatggaATCTGGAATTTGTCAATGGCAGGTGGGACATGTTTAGGTCTTGTTGCAAGAACTGTAGGGGATTCCATTGTCCCTTTGGTTATGCCTTTTGTTCAAGACAATATTTCAAAGCCAGATTGGAGGGCCCGCGAAGCTGCCACGTATGCATTTGGCTCCATTCTTGAAGGTCCAAGTGGCGAAAAGCTTTCTCCTATGGTGTTATCAGCTCTTGATTTTCTTCTCAATGCTATGGGAGATCAAAACAGTCATGTGAAAGACACAACTGCATGGACTTTAAGTCGAATTTTCGAATTATTACATAGTCCAGCTACCGGATCTTCTGTTATTACCCCTGTTAATCTTGAAAGAATCATCCGGGTCCTTCTAGAAAGCATCAAAGATTCACCTCATGTAGCTGAAAAAGTATGTGGTGCTATTTACTATCTCTCTCAAGGGTATGAAGGTTTCGAAAGTGGCTCTTCTGTTTTAACACCTTATCTCGCTGACATCATCACTTCATTAATCGCAACTGCTGAAAGAACAGATGCTAATGACTCAAAGCTTCGATCTGCTGCTTATGAGACTTTGAATGAAGTTGTGAGGTGTTCAAATCTGAAAGAAACATCTCAAATCATAACTCAACTCCTCCCTGTTGTGATGTCAAAACTCGGTCAAACAATTGACCTTCAGATTTTATCATCCGATGATCGCGAAAAGCAAGGAGATCTACAGGCGTTACTGTGTGGCGTGTTGCAGGTGATCATTCAGAAACTCAGCAGCATAGATGAAACAAAACAGATCATTTTCCAAGCTGCTGATCAAATCATGGTTTTGTTCCTCAAAGTCTTTGCTTGTAGAAGCTCAACAGTTCATGAAGAAGCCATGTTAGCAATTGGAGCTCTTGCATATGCAACAGGGGAAAATTTCATAAAATACATGCCAGAGTTTTATAAATATCTAGAAATGGGGTTACAGAATTTTGAAGAGTATCAAGTTTGTACTATTTCAGTTGGGGTAGTTGGGGATATATGCAGAGCTTTGGATGACAAAATGTTGCCTTTTTGTGACAACATTATGAGTTTGCTTCTTAAGGATTTGTCTAGTGGCGATTTGCATAGATCCGTGAAGCCTCCGATTTTTTCTTGCTTTGGTGACGTGGCGCTTGCGATTGGAGAGCATTTTGAGAAGTATGTTCCTTATGCTATGCCTATGATGAAAGGAGCTGCTGAAGTTTGTGCTCAGATTGATGTGAATGATGAAGAAATGGTGGAGTATGGGAATCAGTTGAAAAGGAGTATTTTCGAAGCGTATTCGGGGATTTTACAAGGGTTTAAGAATTCGAAAGCTGAGTTGATGTTGCCTCATGCTCCTCATCTTTTGAAGTTCATTGAAGTTGTTGTTAAAGATGCTCACAGGTAtatcatatataaaaataaaaaaaatatatatattttttgttttacatatgtttttttttttatgtaggGATGAGAGTGTGGTGAGAGCAGCAGTAGCAGTGCTTGGAGATCTCGCAGATGCACTTGGGCCCCACGTGAAGGCTCTCTTCAAAGACTTGTCGTTCTGTAGTGAGTTATTAGTAGAGTGTCTTCAATCGGAAGATGAGCAGTTGAAGGAGACAGCTACTTGGACACAAGGAATGATTGGGCGTGTTTTCTCGGTATGCGGGTAaaaaaataatgataataataattattattactagttttttttttcttggttACTGAAAGAAAAATGCGCTTTTTCATATAAAGTTTCGGTCAGGGTCGGGTCGGGTCGGGTCGGGTTGGGTAAATCAATGTGGAGTCTTGTACTATGAATTTAAGTACAAAAAACTTTGGGGGAAAAGGTTGGTTGTTCTGTGTATGGTTATTGAGTTTTTGGCACTAAGAACTTAAGAAGGTCATTATAAAAGGTGGCTTATTGTTTTGATCTTTGGTTATGGGGTtttgtgtttgtttatgtttttgttttgagAAAGCTTTTGGGTTTTTTGGATAGATTGAAACTGATATCAGTTTTGGTTTTGGCCAAAGAGTAttaaaaatgtgaaaatgttATTAAAAGGGTAAAACAGTCTTTCTGGGTCACAGAAATTTCAGTTTTTGGAACAAATTTGCTGTTTATTGTTTAgcttttataattgttaaaataattaaataatagttTTAATAAATGGTTCTTTTGAGTTATGACTAAATATTTTGTATTCTGCTATTTAAAAAAATTTGGACTTAAGGAATTTGTTCTTAGCAAGTTTTCTGTCTATTATGGGAGgttttaaatattttcgataAGAATAAGAGATTATTAGAAAAGTGGATTGAATAATTACATGGATTTGTATAATTTGCTTCTAAACATTTGTAAAACGACAATTATTTACAGAAAAACAGTAATGGTTTGTAAATCAACCACGCGGATAGATTCCAATGCTTAATTTCTTATACATTTAAATTTCTAAccctttttataaaataaattaaatgaaTTTCAAAATATTTTGTAAACCGAACACTTATTCAATCTTTGCtttcttttattaatttatttatataatctCCTTTTCTTAGATTTTTAACCCTGTTTGTGTGAAGCTATTTTAAATTAAGCATACCCGTGTAAACTGATGGTCGACGAGAGAAACGaattatgtataatatatatCCCTCTTGCTTTTAGTATTTTCTTTTAACAAAAGTGCTTATCATACTTTTGCAAACCCTCGTGATTCTTCATCCCCTATTGACAAATCTATGCAAATTTATTCTATTCCAGAGTCACTTCTAAGCAACATGTCTCTCTTCTACATTctgactttttttttatttaatttctgACAAGAATTAAATTAAATGAGATGGTAATATTTTCAAGAGATCAAATACTGGTAGTTTTGCCTCTTAAAAAAACACATCATGATGTCTTTTTGGGATTTGATGTGTTTTTTAAGAGGCAAAAACTAATTAGGTACTTCAAATCATAAAACCCTGTCAAACAAATGTTTGATTCAAACTTGTTTAATCAtggttatgtttatggtttctgTTAATCAATTACCCTACTGGTTGACTTGGGGGTCCCTTACCttttgtcatgaattgtttgcaATATTAAGTAAAACAATGATTATTTTGTGTATTATATGCAATTTGTAGCCGTCTACTTATTAATGTTTTCGCGAACTTTGATTAAGGACGAATAAAGGGACAAATAATGCAAGATGGAAATGTATTTTCGTTAAGTTTCATCTCTATTAGTGAGGTCTAATTCTTTTTAAGCAATTTTTCAACCACATGTATTTTTAAAAGTatgattatgttatttatggttatGATATTTGCAAAAGTTATGAAATCAATATTTTGATACCAAAAGATTCAAATATTTGCACAAGTTatttgtgattgatataatattaTTACCAAAGTAACatctattattttaattaatttgattGTTATAATATTATTACCAAAGTAACatctattattttaattaatttgattATAAATACATTAAGTCTTATAccatatttttttaaactttatttGACCTAAAAGTATTTTCAATTTGACAAA
This window encodes:
- the LOC111877415 gene encoding importin subunit beta-1 codes for the protein MAVEITEFLLSAQSPDAKVRTEAEVRLRQFQEQNLPGFLLSLSLELSNDNKPLESRRLAGIVLKNSLDAKDATTKEHLLQRWVSNDISFRSQIKRLLLNTLASSVSEAGHTAAQVIAKIASIEIPRKEWPELISSLLGNMTQQDKPSSLKQATLESLGYVCEEISHNDLVQDEVNSVLTAVVQGMNVTEQSSVRLAAATALYNALDFAQTNFENEMERNYIMKVVCETAMAKEPDVRKAAFECLVSIASTYYEVLEPYMQTLFELTANAVKGDEEDVALQAIEFWSSICDEEIELQDFETNETGDSYPHSRFIEKALSLLVPMLLETLLKQDEDQDQEDGIWNLSMAGGTCLGLVARTVGDSIVPLVMPFVQDNISKPDWRAREAATYAFGSILEGPSGEKLSPMVLSALDFLLNAMGDQNSHVKDTTAWTLSRIFELLHSPATGSSVITPVNLERIIRVLLESIKDSPHVAEKVCGAIYYLSQGYEGFESGSSVLTPYLADIITSLIATAERTDANDSKLRSAAYETLNEVVRCSNLKETSQIITQLLPVVMSKLGQTIDLQILSSDDREKQGDLQALLCGVLQVIIQKLSSIDETKQIIFQAADQIMVLFLKVFACRSSTVHEEAMLAIGALAYATGENFIKYMPEFYKYLEMGLQNFEEYQVCTISVGVVGDICRALDDKMLPFCDNIMSLLLKDLSSGDLHRSVKPPIFSCFGDVALAIGEHFEKYVPYAMPMMKGAAEVCAQIDVNDEEMVEYGNQLKRSIFEAYSGILQGFKNSKAELMLPHAPHLLKFIEVVVKDAHRDESVVRAAVAVLGDLADALGPHVKALFKDLSFCSELLVECLQSEDEQLKETATWTQGMIGRVFSVCG